The Microscilla marina ATCC 23134 genome has a segment encoding these proteins:
- a CDS encoding ribonuclease H1 domain-containing protein, with translation MAKNKKKFYVVWQGRKAGVFDNWKDCEAQVKGFDGARYKSFLSKTEAEAAFKQSSGAFVGKKNTTAAKSAVGKPLLESLSVDAACSGNPGELEYQGVHTRTKELLFHMGPFPLGTVNIGEFLAIVHGLALLKKHNSPVPMYTDSKTAMAWVRNKKIKTTLERTAKTEELFQLVDRALVWLENNTYTTKIIKWETKVWGEIPADFGRK, from the coding sequence ATGGCAAAAAACAAGAAGAAATTTTATGTAGTGTGGCAAGGGCGCAAAGCAGGAGTGTTTGACAACTGGAAAGATTGCGAAGCACAAGTAAAAGGTTTTGACGGCGCACGTTATAAATCTTTTTTGAGTAAAACCGAAGCCGAAGCTGCTTTTAAACAAAGTAGTGGGGCATTTGTGGGCAAAAAGAACACCACTGCGGCTAAATCGGCCGTAGGTAAGCCCTTGCTGGAAAGCCTTTCGGTAGATGCTGCCTGTAGTGGCAACCCAGGCGAGCTCGAATACCAAGGGGTACATACCCGCACAAAAGAGCTGTTGTTTCACATGGGCCCTTTTCCGTTGGGTACGGTAAATATTGGTGAGTTTTTGGCCATTGTGCACGGCTTGGCTTTGCTCAAAAAACACAATAGCCCGGTGCCTATGTATACCGACTCGAAAACAGCAATGGCTTGGGTGCGCAACAAAAAAATAAAAACGACCCTTGAGCGCACGGCAAAAACCGAAGAACTGTTTCAGCTGGTAGATCGTGCCCTTGTATGGCTAGAGAACAACACTTATACTACCAAAATTATTAAGTGGGAAACCAAGGTTTGGGGCGAAATACCTGCCGATTTTGGGAGGAAGTAG
- a CDS encoding leucine-rich repeat domain-containing protein translates to MTTQELDFEKIQQWWDDLDQEWQKVFLINYIFKTRLSESKIIGLAASRENYYYAPEKIYRVFFKEEFDPAKVRINGKFFRVLVSLEEIICHNSKITSLAPLTALPHLKTLLCHNTKITSLSPLMTLPKLRSLDCSRTLVSDLAPVSTLHELQMLLCSDTLVKDLTPLQFLTQLQFLWMVNTRVKSLSPIKNLTRLKQINFSFTDIDSLVPLKKLQKLEVLKCGVTPTSDLSPLQELKGLQKIFFWGTPVTSLEALANLQQLKMINMPYCKNIPFKAVEKFKDKHPHCRVVA, encoded by the coding sequence ATGACAACCCAAGAACTAGATTTTGAAAAAATACAACAATGGTGGGATGATTTGGATCAGGAGTGGCAAAAGGTTTTTTTGATTAATTACATATTTAAAACAAGGTTATCGGAGAGCAAAATTATAGGTTTGGCCGCCTCGCGCGAAAACTATTATTACGCTCCTGAAAAAATCTATCGTGTGTTTTTCAAAGAAGAGTTTGACCCTGCCAAAGTCCGTATCAACGGCAAATTTTTCCGTGTATTAGTATCGCTCGAAGAGATTATCTGCCACAACAGCAAGATTACCTCATTGGCACCGCTTACAGCATTGCCTCACCTCAAAACGCTGCTTTGCCATAATACCAAAATTACCTCGCTGTCGCCATTAATGACCCTGCCCAAACTACGTAGCCTCGACTGCTCGCGTACCCTTGTGTCAGACCTGGCACCAGTAAGCACCCTGCACGAACTACAAATGTTGCTTTGCTCTGATACCCTTGTCAAAGACCTCACTCCTTTGCAGTTCCTTACCCAACTTCAGTTTTTGTGGATGGTAAACACTCGTGTTAAGAGTTTGTCGCCCATAAAAAACCTGACCAGGCTCAAGCAAATCAACTTTTCGTTTACCGATATAGACTCGCTGGTTCCACTTAAAAAGTTGCAAAAACTAGAGGTGCTTAAGTGCGGGGTAACTCCTACTTCTGACTTGAGTCCTTTACAGGAACTGAAGGGTTTGCAAAAAATATTTTTTTGGGGTACTCCTGTTACAAGTTTAGAGGCACTGGCAAACTTGCAACAACTAAAAATGATCAACATGCCTTATTGTAAAAATATACCATTCAAGGCAGTAGAAAAATTTAAAGATAAACACCCTCACTGTAGGGTAGTGGCTTAA
- the aat gene encoding leucyl/phenylalanyl-tRNA--protein transferase produces the protein MRYTLLDESLYFPPVHYADEHGILAFGGDLSVERLLLAYQSGIFPWYSEEDPTIMWWAPDPRFVLYPTQLRVSKSMRQVLRKGLFEVTFDQRFKEVMIACQQIKRTGQQGTWITEDMLEGYCQLHAQGFAHSVEVWQQGQLVGGLYGVSLGHCFFGESMFSKASNASKAGFITMVQKLQLLGIKLIDCQVYTQHLESLGAEEIPRDEYMAQLKQHLQNPTHQGNWQTLLASLKDNS, from the coding sequence ATGCGCTATACTTTGTTAGACGAGTCTTTGTATTTCCCTCCGGTACACTACGCCGACGAACACGGCATACTGGCGTTTGGCGGAGACTTGTCGGTAGAAAGGCTACTGCTGGCTTATCAGTCAGGAATTTTTCCCTGGTATAGTGAAGAAGACCCTACTATTATGTGGTGGGCACCTGACCCCCGTTTTGTGCTATACCCCACCCAACTCAGGGTGTCTAAAAGCATGCGACAAGTACTGAGAAAAGGGCTGTTTGAGGTAACATTTGACCAAAGGTTTAAAGAAGTAATGATTGCCTGCCAACAAATAAAACGTACAGGACAACAAGGCACCTGGATCACCGAGGATATGCTGGAAGGGTATTGCCAGTTGCACGCCCAAGGGTTTGCCCACTCGGTAGAGGTATGGCAACAAGGGCAACTGGTAGGTGGACTGTATGGAGTATCGCTGGGGCATTGTTTTTTCGGCGAATCTATGTTTAGCAAGGCAAGTAATGCCTCAAAAGCTGGTTTTATTACAATGGTTCAAAAGCTTCAGCTATTAGGTATAAAATTGATTGATTGCCAGGTATATACCCAACATTTAGAGAGCCTTGGTGCCGAAGAAATACCCCGCGATGAGTACATGGCTCAACTTAAGCAGCACTTACAAAACCCTACCCACCAAGGCAACTGGCAAACGTTGCTTGCTTCTTTAAAAGATAATAGTTAG
- a CDS encoding transketolase family protein, which yields MKKFEILKTADTRSGFGDGLSELGKKNPKVVALCADLTGSLKMGQFKKDFPERFFQVGIAEANMMGVAAGLTIGGQIPYTGTFANFSTGRVYDQIRQSIAYSEKNVKICASHAGITLGEDGATHQILEDIGMMKMLPHMTVINPCDYNQTKAATIAIADHEGPVYLRFGRPKVPAFIAPDAPFEIGKALMLNEGNDVSIFATGHLVWKAIQAGEILAEKGINAEIINIHTIKPLDIKAIIASVKKTGAAVSAEEHQLNGGLGDSIAQTLARNYPAPLEMVGVNDQFGESGKPEDLMEKYGLSAQHIVDAALKSIERKQ from the coding sequence ATGAAAAAGTTTGAAATTCTAAAGACTGCCGATACCCGTTCTGGTTTCGGAGATGGTTTGAGCGAGTTGGGTAAGAAAAACCCCAAGGTAGTGGCGTTGTGTGCCGACCTTACCGGATCGCTAAAAATGGGGCAATTTAAAAAAGACTTTCCTGAGCGTTTCTTTCAGGTAGGCATCGCAGAAGCCAACATGATGGGGGTAGCCGCCGGATTGACCATTGGAGGGCAAATTCCTTATACAGGTACATTTGCTAATTTTTCTACCGGAAGAGTTTACGACCAAATACGCCAGTCGATTGCTTATTCGGAAAAGAATGTGAAAATATGTGCGTCGCACGCGGGCATTACATTGGGCGAAGATGGAGCAACCCACCAAATATTAGAAGATATTGGGATGATGAAAATGTTGCCTCACATGACCGTTATCAACCCTTGTGACTATAACCAAACCAAGGCAGCTACTATTGCCATTGCCGATCATGAAGGACCTGTATACCTGAGGTTTGGACGCCCCAAAGTACCTGCATTTATAGCTCCTGATGCTCCATTTGAGATAGGCAAAGCCTTGATGCTCAACGAAGGCAATGATGTATCTATTTTTGCTACTGGTCATTTGGTATGGAAGGCAATCCAGGCGGGCGAAATACTGGCCGAAAAAGGCATCAATGCCGAAATTATCAATATTCATACAATCAAGCCGCTAGACATAAAAGCCATCATTGCTTCGGTAAAGAAAACCGGGGCAGCAGTAAGTGCCGAAGAGCACCAACTCAATGGAGGTTTGGGCGATAGCATTGCTCAAACATTGGCAAGAAATTATCCTGCACCACTCGAAATGGTAGGGGTAAACGATCAGTTTGGCGAAAGCGGTAAACCTGAAGACTTAATGGAAAAGTACGGTTTGTCGGCGCAGCATATTGTAGATGCAGCCCTCAAATCTATAGAGCGTAAGCAGTAA
- a CDS encoding LytR/AlgR family response regulator transcription factor: MNCMIVDDEDISRKVVEHFVEKTDSLTLKHLCDNAIDAINILKKDKSVDILFLDVEMPEMTGLELVAALKSTSICIVLITSKMEYAVEAFEYNVTDYIIKPINYPRFLKAVARVEEQLQGQSQSGNDTELSALFVKTDYKIVKIELEEVSYIEALSDYVIIYCGDKKYVVHSTMKGIEKKLAPAKNFLRVHRSYIVNKQHIESIQDLYVEIGGKSIPIGRSYKNNFIKNLNIL, translated from the coding sequence ATGAATTGCATGATTGTAGATGATGAAGACATTTCGCGTAAAGTAGTAGAGCATTTTGTCGAAAAAACAGACTCGCTTACCCTAAAGCATTTGTGCGATAATGCGATTGATGCTATCAATATATTAAAGAAAGACAAATCGGTTGATATTCTCTTTTTGGACGTAGAAATGCCCGAAATGACTGGTCTTGAACTCGTTGCAGCCCTTAAGTCTACCTCTATATGCATTGTACTTATTACCTCTAAGATGGAGTATGCTGTAGAAGCATTTGAATACAATGTGACTGACTATATCATCAAACCAATCAACTACCCTCGTTTTCTTAAAGCAGTAGCCAGGGTAGAAGAACAGCTCCAGGGTCAATCACAAAGCGGCAATGACACAGAGCTATCGGCACTTTTTGTAAAAACCGATTATAAGATAGTGAAGATAGAACTTGAAGAAGTAAGTTATATTGAAGCGCTGTCTGATTATGTTATTATTTACTGTGGCGACAAGAAATATGTGGTACACTCTACCATGAAGGGGATTGAGAAGAAACTGGCTCCGGCAAAAAACTTTTTAAGGGTGCACCGTTCATACATAGTTAACAAACAGCACATAGAGTCTATACAAGATTTATATGTAGAGATTGGGGGCAAATCTATTCCTATAGGCAGGTCTTACAAAAACAACTTTATCAAAAATCTTAACATATTGTAG
- a CDS encoding riboflavin synthase, whose translation MFTGIIETLGEVKAIENEGSNYIFTLHSTFTSELKIDQSVAHNGVCLTVTDIEGDLYKVTAIDETLQKTNLGQWKVGTLVNLERSMLMNARLDGHIVQGHVDKVGTCVQKEEKDGSWVFTFEYPKSEDASYQVTVEKGSICINGVSLTVFNSKDTGFSVAIIPYTYEHTNFKTLEPNHQVNLEFDIIGKYVQRLVSQYSQ comes from the coding sequence ATGTTTACAGGAATCATAGAAACACTGGGAGAAGTAAAGGCCATCGAAAACGAAGGCTCTAACTACATTTTTACCCTGCACAGTACTTTTACATCTGAGCTAAAAATAGATCAAAGTGTAGCCCACAACGGGGTTTGCCTTACAGTAACCGACATAGAGGGTGACCTGTATAAAGTAACAGCAATTGACGAAACTTTGCAAAAAACCAACCTTGGGCAATGGAAAGTAGGCACTTTGGTAAACCTGGAACGCAGTATGCTAATGAACGCCCGCCTGGATGGGCACATTGTACAAGGGCACGTAGACAAAGTGGGTACTTGCGTGCAAAAAGAAGAGAAAGATGGCAGCTGGGTGTTTACCTTTGAGTACCCCAAAAGCGAAGATGCTTCTTATCAGGTAACTGTAGAGAAAGGTTCTATTTGTATCAATGGAGTAAGCCTGACAGTATTTAACTCAAAAGATACGGGGTTTTCGGTAGCCATTATTCCGTATACCTACGAACACACCAACTTTAAAACCCTGGAACCAAACCATCAGGTAAACCTGGAGTTTGATATTATAGGAAAGTACGTACAACGACTGGTGTCGCAATATAGCCAGTAA
- a CDS encoding tryptophan 2,3-dioxygenase family protein: MNYSDKQETDPELVDNLLSELKKKYSLTGQSLTDNLEGLLHANYLKYWNYVHLDTLLSLQNPRTDFPDEMIFIVYHQVTELYFKLILSEIEQIATEENITADFFTTKLKRINLFFQILTFSYDTMIEGMDVKQFRQFRMALLPASGFQSAQIRKIEIWATDFINLVNKKHKNSFAPNDEISDMFQYIYWKAGATDDTTGEETITSKHFQEKYKTDFILLGEATRTSNLWQIYLKLVAQPATTDTQKEQMKEALRKFDTLMNVDWRLAHFKSAVRYLKNGDGTIDATGGTNWQKYLPPRFQKVIFYPELWVENEINEWGKKWVDKQ, from the coding sequence ATGAATTACTCTGATAAACAAGAAACTGACCCTGAGTTGGTAGACAATCTTCTAAGCGAACTTAAAAAAAAATATAGCCTCACCGGACAAAGTCTGACCGACAATCTCGAAGGTTTGCTGCACGCCAATTACCTAAAATACTGGAACTACGTCCACCTAGACACCCTATTGAGCCTGCAAAACCCTCGCACTGACTTTCCTGATGAAATGATTTTTATTGTGTATCATCAGGTCACCGAACTTTATTTTAAACTGATACTGAGCGAAATAGAGCAAATTGCCACTGAAGAAAATATTACTGCCGATTTTTTTACTACCAAACTCAAGCGTATCAATTTATTCTTCCAAATCCTTACATTTAGTTATGATACAATGATTGAGGGAATGGATGTAAAACAATTTCGTCAGTTTAGAATGGCACTACTGCCTGCCAGTGGTTTTCAGTCGGCGCAAATACGCAAAATAGAGATCTGGGCAACCGATTTTATCAACCTTGTCAACAAAAAACACAAAAATAGCTTTGCACCTAATGATGAAATTAGTGATATGTTTCAGTACATTTATTGGAAAGCTGGAGCTACTGACGACACTACTGGCGAAGAAACAATTACCTCTAAGCACTTTCAGGAAAAATACAAAACCGACTTTATTCTACTGGGCGAAGCCACCCGCACCAGTAACCTGTGGCAAATCTACCTCAAACTTGTAGCACAGCCAGCAACCACCGACACGCAAAAAGAGCAGATGAAAGAAGCCTTGCGTAAATTTGACACCCTCATGAATGTAGATTGGCGCCTGGCACACTTTAAGTCGGCAGTGCGTTACCTCAAAAACGGTGATGGTACCATAGATGCTACCGGGGGTACCAATTGGCAAAAATACCTCCCTCCCCGTTTTCAAAAGGTGATATTCTACCCTGAACTGTGGGTGGAAAACGAAATAAACGAGTGGGGCAAAAAATGGGTAGATAAACAATAG
- the purS gene encoding phosphoribosylformylglycinamidine synthase subunit PurS, translated as MKFQAEIDIMPRTEILDPQGKAVKLGLGNLGINNVNDIRVGKHIVMNLEAENLEEAKQKTETACKKLLANMIVEEYTYKINLEI; from the coding sequence ATGAAATTTCAAGCTGAAATAGATATTATGCCTCGCACCGAGATATTAGACCCTCAGGGAAAAGCCGTAAAACTGGGCTTGGGTAATTTGGGTATCAACAATGTAAATGATATTAGAGTGGGCAAGCACATTGTGATGAACCTTGAGGCAGAAAACCTGGAAGAGGCTAAGCAAAAGACCGAAACAGCTTGCAAAAAATTACTCGCCAATATGATTGTAGAGGAATATACTTATAAAATCAATCTGGAGATTTAA
- a CDS encoding DJ-1/PfpI family protein: MKNIYLCLPILAIVALMVACQPQSQQNEASQADTTVPKKTTQIALPKVDTPTDTLHVAFLIMDGTFNTELTAPIDMFQHTIFHAKPGMRVFTIAKSKAAITTFEGVKILPDYSYTKDKLPKIDVLVVPSAEHHLDTDLKDTTMINFVKKVDKEARYVTSHCDGAFVLAQAGLLDNVASTTFPGDVEKYRQRFPKLNILDKVWFVHDGKYITSAGGARSFEAALYLVQLLYGKKAADGVAKGLVLKWDINQVPFVIANQGKKIVNRQGVNF; encoded by the coding sequence ATGAAGAACATATATCTTTGCCTGCCCATACTGGCAATAGTAGCTTTGATGGTTGCTTGCCAGCCTCAATCCCAGCAAAACGAAGCCTCTCAGGCAGATACAACTGTACCTAAAAAAACCACCCAGATTGCCTTGCCCAAGGTAGACACGCCCACCGACACACTCCATGTGGCTTTTTTGATTATGGATGGTACTTTTAACACCGAACTCACTGCACCTATAGATATGTTTCAACATACTATTTTTCACGCCAAACCTGGAATGAGGGTGTTTACTATAGCCAAAAGCAAAGCAGCCATTACTACTTTCGAGGGGGTAAAAATATTGCCAGACTATAGCTATACCAAAGACAAACTACCTAAAATAGATGTGTTGGTAGTGCCCAGTGCTGAGCACCACCTAGACACCGACCTGAAAGATACTACTATGATCAACTTTGTAAAAAAAGTAGACAAAGAGGCGCGCTATGTCACATCGCATTGCGACGGGGCTTTTGTACTGGCGCAAGCCGGTTTGCTCGACAATGTGGCATCTACTACGTTTCCGGGGGACGTGGAGAAATACCGTCAACGCTTTCCAAAGCTCAACATATTAGACAAGGTGTGGTTTGTACACGACGGCAAATATATTACTTCTGCTGGAGGAGCCCGCTCGTTTGAAGCAGCCTTGTATTTGGTGCAGTTGCTCTACGGAAAAAAAGCCGCTGATGGGGTTGCCAAAGGGTTGGTGCTCAAATGGGACATCAACCAAGTACCTTTTGTCATTGCCAACCAAGGCAAGAAAATAGTCAATCGTCAAGGAGTCAATTTTTAG
- the thiS gene encoding sulfur carrier protein ThiS: MEIHINQNTYSFDASKTIDEVLEVLDLPRHKGVAIAVNNAVVPQHQWASYDLKNADKVLLIKASAGG, encoded by the coding sequence ATGGAAATACACATCAATCAAAATACCTATAGTTTCGATGCGTCAAAAACCATCGATGAAGTGCTCGAAGTGCTGGATTTGCCCCGACACAAAGGCGTGGCTATAGCCGTGAACAATGCTGTAGTGCCTCAACACCAATGGGCAAGTTATGATCTCAAAAATGCCGACAAAGTATTGTTAATCAAGGCATCGGCAGGAGGGTGA
- the thiC gene encoding phosphomethylpyrimidine synthase ThiC produces MKKQDRVPNQNVISRDPFPASKKIYVKGEIHDIEVAMREIELEDTIHQMTGEKEPNAPVTVYDTSGPYTDSNVEIDVKKGLKRLREKWIVERGDVEQLENITSSYGQERLNDSSLDSLRFEHLAKPYRAKKGKNVTQMHYARKGIITPEMEYIAIRENRRIDELNDKGHQHAGNSFGAFTPKNHVTPEFVRQEVAAGRAIIPSNINHPESEPMIIGRNFLVKINANIGNSAVTSSIEEEVEKAVWACRWGADNVMDLSTGKNIHETREWIIRNSPVPIGTVPIYQALEKVNGKAEDLTWEIFRDTLIEQAEQGVDYFTIHAGVLLRYIPMTANRVTGIVSRGGSIMAKWCLAHHKESFLYTHFEEICEIMKAYDVSFSLGDGLRPGSIADANDEAQFAELQTLGELTKIAWEHDVQVMIEGPGHVPLHLIKENMDKQLKDCFEAPFYTLGPLTTDIAPGYDHITSAIGAANIGWYGTAMLCYVTPKEHLGLPNKQDVKTGVITYKLAAHAADLGKGHPGAQIRDNALSKARFEFRWNDQFNLSLDPDTAREFHDETLPAEGAKVAHFCSMCGPHFCSMKITQEVREFAKKNNLETEEALNKGMAEKSNEFKEKGSEIYS; encoded by the coding sequence ATGAAAAAGCAAGATCGTGTTCCAAATCAAAATGTGATAAGCAGAGACCCTTTTCCTGCTTCTAAGAAAATATATGTAAAAGGTGAAATTCACGACATAGAAGTGGCTATGCGTGAGATAGAACTAGAGGATACCATACACCAGATGACAGGCGAAAAAGAACCCAATGCCCCAGTGACCGTGTATGATACAAGTGGCCCTTATACTGATTCCAATGTGGAAATTGATGTAAAAAAAGGCTTGAAGCGCTTGCGCGAAAAATGGATTGTAGAGAGAGGTGATGTAGAACAACTGGAAAACATCACGTCGAGCTATGGACAAGAACGCCTCAATGACTCCTCTTTAGATTCGCTTCGTTTTGAGCACCTGGCCAAGCCTTACCGTGCCAAAAAAGGCAAGAATGTCACCCAAATGCATTATGCCCGCAAAGGCATTATTACCCCCGAAATGGAGTACATCGCCATTCGCGAAAACCGACGAATAGACGAGCTCAACGATAAAGGACACCAACACGCGGGCAATAGCTTTGGCGCATTTACCCCAAAAAATCACGTCACCCCTGAGTTTGTTCGTCAGGAAGTAGCCGCTGGGCGTGCCATCATTCCATCTAATATCAACCACCCCGAAAGTGAGCCAATGATTATTGGACGCAACTTTTTAGTGAAAATAAATGCCAATATCGGAAACTCGGCTGTTACTTCAAGCATAGAAGAAGAAGTAGAAAAAGCGGTATGGGCGTGCCGTTGGGGAGCTGATAATGTAATGGACTTATCAACGGGTAAAAACATTCATGAAACCCGTGAATGGATTATCAGAAACTCGCCAGTGCCCATTGGCACTGTACCCATTTATCAGGCATTAGAAAAGGTAAATGGCAAAGCTGAAGACCTTACCTGGGAGATTTTCCGCGATACTTTGATCGAACAAGCCGAGCAAGGAGTAGATTACTTTACTATTCACGCCGGGGTATTGTTGCGTTATATACCAATGACTGCTAATAGGGTAACAGGTATTGTATCGCGTGGAGGATCTATCATGGCTAAATGGTGCCTGGCACACCACAAAGAAAGCTTCTTGTATACACATTTTGAAGAAATATGTGAGATCATGAAAGCCTACGACGTGTCATTTTCTTTGGGAGACGGTTTGCGTCCGGGGAGCATTGCTGATGCCAACGACGAGGCACAATTTGCCGAGTTGCAAACTTTGGGTGAACTTACCAAAATTGCCTGGGAGCACGACGTACAGGTAATGATTGAAGGACCTGGACACGTACCATTGCACTTGATCAAAGAGAATATGGACAAGCAGCTGAAAGATTGTTTTGAGGCGCCTTTCTATACTTTAGGCCCTTTGACTACTGACATTGCTCCTGGCTATGACCACATTACGTCGGCCATTGGTGCGGCAAACATTGGCTGGTATGGTACGGCTATGTTGTGTTATGTAACTCCTAAAGAGCATTTGGGCTTGCCTAACAAACAAGATGTAAAAACTGGGGTAATTACGTATAAACTGGCTGCCCACGCTGCCGATTTGGGCAAAGGACATCCGGGGGCACAGATTCGGGACAATGCTTTGAGCAAAGCCCGTTTTGAGTTCCGTTGGAACGACCAGTTTAACCTATCGCTTGACCCTGACACTGCGCGCGAGTTTCACGACGAAACCCTGCCTGCAGAAGGTGCCAAAGTGGCCCATTTCTGTTCTATGTGTGGTCCCCACTTCTGTTCAATGAAAATTACTCAAGAGGTACGCGAATTTGCCAAGAAAAACAACCTCGAAACCGAAGAAGCTTTAAACAAAGGGATGGCTGAAAAGTCGAACGAGTTTAAAGAAAAAGGCAGCGAGATTTATAGCTAA
- a CDS encoding thiamine phosphate synthase: MNIIVISSPQQELNEASIIGALFEHGLEVFHLRKPTYSIYDTEALIQAIEPKFRDRVVLHHHYALAEKYNLRGIHFTGHYVKSHSDQLTNWYDKAKQQAMTVSGSKHQLKELETLEVPYNYVFLSPVFDSISKAGYKSNFADLKSIEKYKSATQLIALGGISLDKIDQVKRMGFDGAAVLGTVWEKPAQAIAVFMELKAAWEKKDQIF, from the coding sequence ATGAACATTATTGTAATCTCTAGCCCGCAACAAGAACTCAACGAAGCAAGCATCATTGGTGCCTTGTTTGAGCACGGGCTGGAAGTATTTCATTTGCGCAAGCCAACCTACTCGATATACGACACGGAGGCTTTGATTCAAGCGATTGAACCTAAGTTTCGCGACCGGGTAGTGTTGCACCATCATTATGCACTTGCCGAAAAATACAATTTGCGAGGTATTCACTTTACCGGGCATTATGTCAAAAGCCACAGTGATCAACTTACGAATTGGTATGACAAGGCAAAGCAACAAGCAATGACGGTGAGTGGTTCCAAACATCAGCTCAAAGAGTTAGAAACCCTGGAGGTACCTTACAACTATGTATTTTTGAGCCCAGTGTTCGACAGCATTTCGAAGGCAGGCTACAAAAGTAATTTTGCTGATTTGAAGAGTATAGAAAAATACAAGAGTGCTACCCAGCTTATTGCGTTGGGTGGCATCTCTTTAGATAAGATAGACCAAGTCAAACGCATGGGATTTGACGGCGCGGCGGTATTGGGTACTGTTTGGGAAAAGCCTGCTCAGGCAATCGCGGTATTTATGGAGTTAAAAGCAGCATGGGAAAAGAAAGACCAAATATTTTAA
- a CDS encoding hydroxymethylpyrimidine/phosphomethylpyrimidine kinase translates to MGKERPNILSIAGFDPSGGAGILADVKTFESHKTLGMAVCTSLTVQNDVAFEKANWVAIEDIKAQLVTLGARFRFKVAKIGLVESFDVLQQIVAILREHNPQIKIVCDPVLKASAGFVFHSEVAKQQLEALLPHLFLLTPNWEEVQQLSGVKDAKAGAHYLSQFCHVYLKGGHNTEALGKDFLFSQQQKVYAFNPKRTNVAGKHGSGCVFSSALAAHIALQYPLHKACVRSKDYVTRFLASNQTRLGFHK, encoded by the coding sequence ATGGGAAAAGAAAGACCAAATATTTTAAGCATTGCCGGGTTTGACCCTAGCGGAGGAGCCGGTATTCTTGCCGATGTCAAAACCTTTGAGTCACACAAAACCCTGGGAATGGCGGTGTGTACCTCATTGACAGTACAAAATGATGTAGCGTTTGAAAAAGCCAACTGGGTAGCCATAGAAGACATAAAAGCTCAATTGGTCACTTTGGGGGCGCGCTTTCGCTTTAAAGTGGCAAAAATAGGTTTGGTAGAGAGCTTTGACGTGCTACAGCAAATAGTAGCCATTTTGAGAGAACACAATCCACAAATAAAAATTGTGTGCGATCCGGTGCTTAAAGCAAGTGCTGGCTTTGTGTTTCATTCAGAGGTAGCAAAACAACAACTGGAAGCTTTGCTGCCTCACTTGTTTTTGCTGACTCCCAATTGGGAAGAAGTACAGCAACTATCGGGGGTGAAAGATGCCAAAGCGGGCGCACATTACCTGAGCCAGTTTTGCCATGTATACCTCAAAGGTGGGCATAACACCGAGGCGTTGGGCAAAGATTTTTTGTTTAGTCAACAGCAAAAAGTGTATGCCTTCAACCCCAAGCGTACCAACGTAGCAGGCAAACACGGATCAGGCTGTGTCTTTTCTTCGGCACTAGCCGCTCACATTGCCCTACAATACCCGCTACACAAAGCCTGTGTACGGTCTAAAGATTATGTGACCCGCTTTTTGGCGAGCAATCAGACCAGGTTGGGATTTCATAAATAG